AAGCCGTCGGCATAAAATAAAGCCGGAAGGGAAAACCGTTGGGAAAATCGGGACCGCTGCGCAGAGTTCCGCCCACCAGATCGGCCCGAACAATGTCGTTTACCGCCAGCAGCTGGTCACCGTCTTTTTTGGTACGAATCAGGTAAGAAGCGCTGTCCCGCCGGACGAATTGCCCCCGCAGGATGGTGCCATTTTTAAGCACAAAATTGTAGGTTCCGGGAATGCGGGCGTGGCCGGGTTCGTAATACACATCCTGCGCCCGCACTTTCGACGCCCCTAAAATTCCTAGACACACACACAGGTAGAGTAGCTTCATAGGCGCCAAAATTGAGTCACAACGAAAGTTAAGAAACTTACCGCTTCCACCCAAGCGTTAAATACGTGTATTTTTGTATCCGTTAATAACGATTTGCTTGATAACCAACCCCATTTTAACGCACCGGCAACTTTTTTTCCAACACGTTGCCCAAACGTCTGACTTTCCACTGGCGCTCGAAATTGAGCGGGCCGAAGGCGTTTACCTGTACAGCAAAGACAACCGGTACCTGGATCTGATTTCCGGTATTGGGGTCAGCAATGTCGGTCACCGGCATCCGCGCGTTCTGGCGGCCATTCAGGAACAGCTCGACAAATACCTGCACCTGATGGTGTACGGCGAATTCGTGCAGTCGCCCCAGGTAGAACTGGCGCACGCCCTGGCCCAAACCCTGCCGCAGCCGCTGACCAACGTCTATTTTACCAACTCGGGCACGGAAGCCATTGAAGGCACCATGAAACTGGCGAAACGATTTACGGGCCGCACGGAAATCATTTCGTGTTTCAATGCCTACCACGGCGCCACGCAGGGGGCGCTTTCGTTGTCGGGCAGTGAGCATTTCAAACAAAACTTCCGCCCGTTGCTGCCCGACATCCGGCACATCCAGCACGGCGACTGGCAGCATTTGGAGCAGATTACCCAACGTACGGCGGCCGTCATTATGGAGGTCGTGCAGGGCGAAGCGGGCGTACGGGTGCCGGAAGCCGCCTATTTGCAGGCGGTGCGCAAACGGTGTACGGAAGTGGGTGCGCTGCTGGTTTTTGACGAAATCCAAACCGGTT
This Larkinella insperata DNA region includes the following protein-coding sequences:
- a CDS encoding aspartate aminotransferase family protein, with translation MTNPILTHRQLFFQHVAQTSDFPLALEIERAEGVYLYSKDNRYLDLISGIGVSNVGHRHPRVLAAIQEQLDKYLHLMVYGEFVQSPQVELAHALAQTLPQPLTNVYFTNSGTEAIEGTMKLAKRFTGRTEIISCFNAYHGATQGALSLSGSEHFKQNFRPLLPDIRHIQHGDWQHLEQITQRTAAVIMEVVQGEAGVRVPEAAYLQAVRKRCTEVGALLVFDEIQTGFGRTGTFWAFEAFDVVPDVVVCAKGMGGGMPIGAFISSADIMGVFKNNPILGHITTFGGHPVSAAASLATLRVIQDDQLPQQVEAKGELFRQLLVHPAIREVRGKGLMLAAEFDSFDRLKPVIDRAILNGVITDWFLFCDNSMRIAPPLIITEEQIRTACAVILDAIA